In Candidatus Methylomirabilis tolerans, a single window of DNA contains:
- the rfaQ gene encoding putative lipopolysaccharide heptosyltransferase III, translating into MIGLGSGGPKRVLVIKLRYLGDVLLSTPVLAGLRSAFPGARLSMLVNPGTEAMIVTNPHVDEVLIAERAGSPLRQLRFAAALRRRRFDLVLDLTDGDRAAILSRLTGAAIRVGFNREGRWRGRMYTHLVPVQKQPISMIRQHVMALEVLGIPVAPSLPVLRIRPADESAVGAALAAVDILPDERFVAVHPGARWWFKSWPADRFAGLIDYIQGKLGVKVVLLGSVADQEMAGAIMDRVETGCRSLVGRLMLLELAGLLRQATLFVGNDNGPMHMAAAMGAPVIGLFGPADPRVWGPAGPGHVVLYKGIDCRPCFPGGCLRGEQNCMRLIALDEVVPVVERMLAPLPERIESP; encoded by the coding sequence ATGATCGGGCTGGGAAGCGGTGGACCGAAGCGGGTCCTTGTCATTAAGCTCCGGTATCTCGGGGATGTCCTTCTCAGCACGCCTGTCCTGGCTGGGCTCAGGTCGGCCTTTCCCGGGGCCCGCCTTTCAATGTTGGTCAATCCGGGGACCGAGGCGATGATCGTCACCAATCCTCATGTGGACGAGGTACTGATCGCTGAGCGGGCAGGGTCGCCGCTGCGTCAGCTCAGGTTCGCCGCTGCGCTGCGCCGGCGCCGCTTCGATCTTGTACTCGACTTGACCGATGGCGATCGAGCAGCGATCCTGAGCCGACTCACCGGTGCCGCGATCAGGGTCGGCTTTAATCGAGAGGGTCGCTGGCGCGGGCGGATGTACACGCATCTGGTCCCGGTGCAGAAGCAGCCGATATCGATGATTCGCCAGCACGTGATGGCCCTGGAGGTACTGGGAATTCCGGTTGCCCCTTCGCTGCCTGTACTCAGGATTCGGCCGGCTGACGAGTCAGCCGTTGGCGCGGCCCTCGCCGCTGTCGACATCTTGCCCGATGAGCGCTTCGTGGCGGTGCATCCTGGGGCTCGGTGGTGGTTTAAGAGCTGGCCTGCTGACCGGTTCGCGGGTCTTATCGACTATATCCAGGGAAAGCTCGGGGTCAAGGTGGTGCTGCTTGGTTCTGTTGCAGATCAGGAAATGGCGGGGGCGATCATGGATCGGGTAGAAACCGGTTGTCGTTCGTTAGTCGGACGTCTGATGCTTCTTGAGTTGGCCGGGCTGCTCCGACAGGCTACCCTCTTTGTCGGAAACGATAACGGACCGATGCATATGGCGGCTGCGATGGGCGCGCCGGTGATCGGCCTTTTTGGTCCCGCCGATCCGAGGGTCTGGGGACCGGCCGGTCCTGGCCATGTCGTACTCTACAAGGGGATTGATTGCCGGCCCTGTTTTCCGGGTGGGTGTCTGCGGGGGGAGCAGAACTGCATGCGATTAATCGCGCTTGACGAGGTCGTCCCGGTTGTGGAGCGGATGCTCGCACCTCTGCCGGAACGGATTGAGAGCCCATGA
- a CDS encoding glycosyltransferase family 2 protein: MADVTATVITCNEEKTIQACLESLTWVKEIVVVDSGSSDRTLEICREYTEKVFHNPWAGFIGQKNVALSLSTYDWILNVDADERVSEELRRAIERTLAAPRHDGYWMTRRNYFLGRWMRHGGWYPDRVLRLFDRRKGQFGGMDPHAYFVIPEGSAGFIDGDLIHLTYRDLSHYIQKQDWYTGISAEQQVTRGRQPGSVTGVELLLRAFMKFVQRYLLKRGFLDGMHGLIAAAGASYFNVIKYAKVWELGLLTEPGQRIEGRQEGWRDRRNASAITPLAGRNTWTAGVSALVITRNEEKNIRQCLESVSWVDEIVVVDAFSEDRTVEISRRFTDKVYLNPWPGFPAQRNFGLGRTGKQWVLILDADERVTPEAREEMLAYVSRIDHDGVVAYQVPRRNYFFGRWLRWGGTFPDPQWRLFKRGFVRYDETTLDTPIVGGASGMFRNPIDHFTGRSIHQRLRKLDAETGFKVREIVARRDVINWPDLTIRPLMTFLKTYLLKQGFRDGLHGLVYAVLCSLHTFARYVKAWEAHTRSEAPR; encoded by the coding sequence ATGGCTGATGTAACCGCAACCGTCATTACCTGTAACGAGGAAAAGACTATCCAGGCGTGTCTGGAGAGTTTGACGTGGGTGAAAGAGATTGTGGTGGTAGACTCGGGTAGCTCGGATCGCACCCTGGAAATCTGCCGAGAGTACACCGAGAAGGTCTTCCATAACCCATGGGCCGGATTCATCGGGCAGAAAAATGTCGCACTCTCGCTGTCCACGTATGACTGGATTCTGAACGTCGACGCCGATGAGCGGGTGTCGGAGGAGCTTCGCCGGGCTATTGAGCGAACGCTTGCGGCGCCTCGTCATGACGGGTACTGGATGACTCGCAGGAACTACTTCCTGGGACGGTGGATGCGGCATGGAGGGTGGTACCCCGATCGGGTCCTCCGCCTGTTTGATCGGCGCAAAGGGCAGTTTGGAGGTATGGATCCCCATGCATACTTCGTTATCCCGGAAGGCTCCGCAGGCTTCATTGACGGTGACTTGATCCACCTTACCTATCGGGACCTCTCGCACTATATCCAAAAACAGGACTGGTATACGGGCATTTCGGCAGAGCAACAGGTCACAAGGGGCCGTCAACCTGGATCGGTTACCGGTGTGGAACTGTTATTGCGCGCGTTCATGAAGTTTGTGCAGCGGTATCTGCTCAAGCGAGGCTTCCTCGACGGAATGCATGGATTGATTGCCGCAGCGGGCGCCTCCTATTTCAATGTTATCAAGTACGCGAAGGTCTGGGAGCTGGGGCTCCTCACCGAGCCGGGTCAGAGAATCGAAGGTCGGCAGGAAGGGTGGCGTGATCGGCGCAATGCGTCGGCAATCACACCACTCGCCGGACGGAATACATGGACGGCCGGGGTGTCGGCCCTCGTAATCACGCGAAACGAAGAGAAGAACATCCGGCAATGCCTGGAGAGCGTAAGCTGGGTGGATGAGATCGTGGTCGTGGACGCCTTCAGTGAAGATCGCACTGTAGAGATCAGCCGACGATTTACCGATAAGGTCTACCTGAATCCATGGCCCGGTTTTCCCGCCCAGCGGAACTTCGGCCTTGGACGGACCGGAAAACAGTGGGTCCTGATTCTGGATGCCGACGAGCGGGTGACGCCGGAGGCCAGAGAAGAGATGTTAGCCTACGTCTCACGGATAGACCATGATGGTGTAGTCGCGTATCAAGTCCCAAGACGGAACTACTTCTTCGGCCGGTGGCTTCGCTGGGGCGGGACATTTCCAGACCCCCAGTGGCGCCTCTTTAAGCGTGGCTTCGTTCGGTATGACGAAACAACGCTGGACACCCCGATCGTCGGTGGAGCGAGCGGCATGTTCCGGAATCCGATCGATCACTTTACCGGACGAAGCATCCATCAGCGTCTCAGAAAACTGGATGCAGAGACAGGATTCAAGGTCCGAGAGATTGTAGCAAGACGTGACGTCATCAACTGGCCTGATCTGACCATCAGGCCGTTGATGACGTTTCTGAAGACCTATCTACTCAAGCAGGGGTTTCGTGATGGCCTTCACGGGCTGGTCTATGCCGTCCTGTGCAGCCTCCATACCTTCGCGCGCTACGTGAAGGCGTGGGAGGCGCATACGCGGTCCGAGGCGCCGCGATGA
- a CDS encoding O-antigen ligase family protein, with translation MTGAWSRLVGMAGVGCDPSSNRNASRDSALDVILLGAIVATVFFLPLSEGLKNLSYSIALACYLGALRRFTRSEWSIPPVGTAFLLFLCVAVLSAATSAFPWKAFSGVWEMFRYTSFFFIVRQGIRRSAQVVAVLWAAVAGIGVAATVVLYQHVTSEVERFSMLSLGGKNGAAEYVVMMLALMIGMFAEHEGSRRARFSLGIIIGASLIVLGVSNARTMWGGFLAVTILLWCRRRSWVLVAAVGIFLAAVAGMVLVRPDVSQRTMALARAETYVDLSERQEIWQGAIRMWRDHPWLGSGPRTFKLNDDLALDVNRLRYGIPERAGQAHNMWLQTAAEMGTIGAIALAIWIAAVADLLLRGRTRFRGWPLGVVWVGAAGSLLTILIAGVTEPGIGYEHSMLISGLLGMMVRADEAAWRSSQPSSAPGPLS, from the coding sequence ATGACGGGCGCGTGGTCCCGGTTGGTCGGAATGGCTGGGGTCGGGTGCGATCCGTCCTCGAACCGCAACGCATCGCGGGACAGCGCCTTGGACGTGATCCTGCTGGGGGCAATCGTTGCCACCGTCTTCTTCCTGCCGCTTTCAGAAGGGTTGAAGAACCTCAGTTATAGTATTGCGCTGGCGTGTTATCTTGGAGCGCTGCGCAGGTTCACACGCAGCGAGTGGTCGATCCCGCCCGTCGGCACAGCGTTCTTACTGTTTCTGTGTGTTGCTGTCCTGAGCGCCGCCACTTCCGCTTTTCCATGGAAAGCATTCAGCGGGGTATGGGAGATGTTTCGCTATACGAGCTTCTTCTTCATCGTTCGTCAAGGCATTCGGCGGTCCGCGCAGGTGGTGGCCGTGTTGTGGGCTGCCGTGGCGGGAATCGGTGTGGCGGCGACCGTCGTCCTGTATCAGCACGTGACGAGCGAGGTGGAGCGCTTCTCTATGCTCTCGCTTGGCGGCAAGAATGGAGCGGCAGAGTATGTCGTGATGATGCTGGCCCTGATGATAGGGATGTTTGCCGAACATGAGGGCTCACGGCGCGCTCGTTTCTCTCTGGGCATCATCATTGGGGCAAGCCTGATCGTCCTTGGGGTCAGTAATGCCCGAACGATGTGGGGAGGATTTCTGGCCGTAACCATCCTTCTGTGGTGCCGACGTCGAAGTTGGGTTCTGGTGGCTGCCGTGGGGATCTTTCTGGCTGCTGTCGCCGGCATGGTTCTTGTTCGGCCGGACGTCTCGCAGCGGACGATGGCATTGGCTAGGGCGGAGACCTATGTTGATTTGAGTGAGCGGCAGGAGATCTGGCAAGGGGCTATCCGAATGTGGCGCGACCATCCCTGGCTCGGCAGCGGGCCCAGGACCTTCAAGCTGAATGATGATCTCGCCCTGGATGTGAACCGTCTCCGGTATGGAATTCCGGAAAGGGCGGGGCAAGCTCATAACATGTGGCTCCAGACTGCGGCCGAGATGGGAACCATCGGCGCGATCGCCCTGGCGATCTGGATTGCTGCCGTAGCCGACTTACTGCTTCGCGGGAGAACCCGGTTTCGGGGATGGCCTTTGGGGGTGGTATGGGTCGGCGCCGCGGGGAGCCTGCTGACCATCCTGATAGCGGGAGTGACTGAACCAGGGATTGGATACGAGCACTCTATGCTTATCAGCGGGCTCCTGGGCATGATGGTGAGGGCCGATGAAGCAGCCTGGAGGAGTTCGCAGCCTTCCTCCGCTCCCGGGCCGTTGTCGTAG
- a CDS encoding KpsF/GutQ family sugar-phosphate isomerase has protein sequence MIVDRGRHVLQIEAEAILALIPKLDERFDRAIEILLDCRGRVVLTGMGKSGSVAQKIASTMASTGTPAFFLHPAEGGHGDLGMLVRGDVVIAVSNSGETDELVGLLPAIKRLGLALIALVGNSTSTLARQSDVVIDVGVAKEACPLALAPTASTTAALAMGDALAVVLLEQRGFTDADFALLHPAGNLGRRLLWRVKDLMHVGEQLPIIAQGALMRDAIAEISRRQLGMTAVVDEAGILTGIITDGDLRRALQQGIDLLQQQVRDCMMSHPKTIGGDVLAARALEIMERHTITSLLIVDPEGRPEGVIHLHDLLRAGVV, from the coding sequence ATGATTGTCGATCGAGGACGACACGTGCTGCAGATCGAGGCCGAGGCGATCCTGGCCTTGATCCCAAAGCTTGATGAGCGGTTCGACCGGGCTATCGAGATCCTCTTGGACTGTCGGGGCCGGGTTGTGCTGACCGGCATGGGTAAGTCCGGCTCGGTCGCTCAGAAGATTGCCTCCACCATGGCCAGCACCGGAACCCCTGCGTTCTTTCTCCATCCTGCCGAGGGGGGACATGGCGACCTGGGGATGCTGGTCCGTGGTGATGTCGTGATCGCGGTGTCGAACAGCGGCGAGACGGATGAGCTCGTCGGCCTGCTCCCCGCGATCAAACGGCTCGGTCTCGCGCTGATCGCGCTGGTCGGCAATTCTACCTCTACCCTTGCCAGGCAGAGCGACGTTGTGATCGATGTCGGCGTGGCGAAAGAAGCCTGCCCGCTGGCATTGGCTCCGACCGCCAGCACGACCGCAGCCTTGGCAATGGGCGATGCACTTGCCGTGGTCCTGCTCGAGCAACGTGGTTTTACCGATGCGGACTTTGCGCTGTTGCATCCGGCCGGAAACCTGGGACGGCGGCTGCTCTGGCGAGTGAAGGACCTCATGCATGTCGGCGAGCAGCTTCCTATTATCGCTCAGGGCGCGCTCATGCGTGATGCCATTGCCGAGATTTCAAGAAGGCAGCTTGGGATGACCGCCGTGGTGGATGAGGCCGGGATCCTCACCGGGATCATTACCGACGGTGACCTGCGACGGGCGCTCCAGCAAGGGATCGATCTGCTGCAGCAACAGGTCAGGGATTGTATGATGTCTCACCCCAAGACCATCGGCGGGGATGTCCTCGCGGCCAGGGCGTTGGAGATCATGGAGCGGCATACGATCACCTCTCTGCTGATCGTGGATCCCGAAGGGAGGCCGGAGGGGGTTATCCATCTGCACGATCTCCTGAGGGCTGGGGTGGTGTAG
- the rfaQ gene encoding putative lipopolysaccharide heptosyltransferase III: MRCLVLAIRALGDVVLTTPIYRALKSAYPTERLDVVVERPYGELLRGNPYLDTIYEVDRRRNTAKCLNWPAQARLIAALRRERYDVVVDLFSGPRSALMARLTGAGYRIGEDTRHRGRGWLYTHPIPVKREEEHLVVQKLRLIQPLVGEMPAGPIELFLLPGERDEADKRLRAEGAREGAVRVGLFPGAGWAHKQWPAERFAELGDALVAEQDADIVLFGGPHDVAACDAVATRMRHRPLLLCGAYSLRATAARISCMNLFISNDTGPMHMAVALGVPTVALHGPSNVRKYGPWGESVQVVSSHLPCSPCPQQEDTCHLVGRIRQECMLAISVEDVLDAVERLMAAATPLKWLRRERAPVRG; encoded by the coding sequence ATGAGGTGTCTGGTTTTAGCCATCAGGGCGTTGGGTGACGTGGTACTGACGACGCCGATTTACCGGGCCCTGAAAAGCGCCTATCCAACGGAGCGTCTTGATGTCGTGGTGGAGCGGCCTTACGGCGAGTTGTTACGCGGCAACCCTTATCTGGATACCATTTACGAGGTAGACCGCAGGCGGAACACAGCAAAGTGTCTGAACTGGCCGGCCCAAGCCAGGCTGATCGCCGCGCTGAGACGTGAGCGTTACGATGTTGTCGTCGATCTCTTCAGCGGTCCCAGAAGCGCTCTGATGGCCCGCCTTACCGGCGCCGGATATCGGATCGGCGAGGATACCAGGCATCGGGGTCGGGGATGGCTGTATACGCATCCGATCCCGGTGAAACGCGAGGAGGAGCATCTGGTCGTGCAAAAGCTCCGGTTGATCCAACCTCTGGTGGGTGAGATGCCGGCGGGCCCCATCGAGCTGTTCCTCCTCCCGGGCGAAAGGGATGAGGCGGACAAACGCCTCCGCGCTGAGGGGGCCAGAGAAGGGGCCGTGAGGGTCGGCCTCTTTCCTGGAGCCGGTTGGGCTCATAAGCAGTGGCCGGCTGAGCGTTTTGCTGAACTTGGCGATGCCCTCGTGGCAGAGCAGGATGCCGATATCGTCCTCTTCGGAGGACCGCACGATGTGGCTGCCTGTGACGCTGTCGCGACCCGAATGCGCCATCGACCGCTTCTTCTCTGTGGTGCTTATTCTCTGAGGGCGACGGCCGCGCGTATTTCCTGTATGAATCTGTTCATTTCGAACGACACCGGACCGATGCACATGGCCGTCGCGCTGGGGGTGCCGACAGTGGCCCTCCACGGTCCATCAAATGTCAGGAAGTACGGACCGTGGGGAGAGTCGGTCCAGGTGGTCTCCAGCCACCTCCCATGCAGCCCGTGCCCGCAGCAGGAAGATACCTGCCACCTCGTTGGCCGTATACGGCAGGAGTGTATGCTGGCGATCTCCGTCGAGGATGTACTGGACGCCGTCGAGAGGTTGATGGCGGCTGCGACGCCCCTCAAATGGTTACGCAGGGAGCGTGCGCCGGTGCGAGGCTGA
- a CDS encoding FKBP-type peptidyl-prolyl cis-trans isomerase, whose product MHRIVACIVVLLTVGAAGVVRGQELKTEEQKTFYALGLALSQSLGSFNLSEAELELVKSGLADGVLNRTRKVELPAYTSKVQELQASRQAATAAVEKKQGQSFLDKAAAEKGATRTTSGVIVTTLKPGTGPSPTASDTVKVHYTGTLIDGTVFDSSVQRGQPATFPLNGVIKCWTEGVVTMKVGGKAKLVCPADAAYGVRGAPPKIKPGATLVFEVELLEIVK is encoded by the coding sequence ATGCATCGAATCGTCGCGTGCATCGTGGTCCTCCTGACCGTCGGCGCGGCCGGCGTCGTCAGGGGCCAGGAGCTGAAGACTGAGGAGCAGAAGACGTTTTATGCCCTAGGGCTCGCGCTCAGCCAGAGTCTCGGCTCGTTCAATCTCAGCGAGGCCGAACTGGAGTTGGTGAAGTCAGGTCTCGCCGACGGGGTCCTGAATCGGACGCGGAAGGTCGAACTGCCCGCCTACACCAGCAAGGTCCAGGAGTTGCAGGCGTCGCGTCAGGCCGCCACCGCCGCCGTCGAGAAGAAGCAGGGCCAGTCGTTCCTCGACAAGGCCGCCGCCGAGAAGGGGGCGACCAGGACGACCTCTGGCGTGATTGTCACCACGCTCAAGCCTGGCACCGGACCCTCGCCAACGGCCAGCGACACGGTGAAGGTGCACTACACGGGCACCCTGATCGACGGCACCGTCTTCGACAGCTCCGTGCAGCGTGGGCAACCGGCCACCTTCCCGCTCAACGGCGTGATCAAATGCTGGACCGAAGGCGTCGTCACCATGAAGGTCGGCGGTAAGGCCAAGCTGGTCTGCCCTGCCGACGCGGCCTACGGCGTCCGGGGGGCGCCCCCGAAGATCAAGCCCGGCGCCACGCTGGTCTTCGAGGTGGAACTGCTGGAGATCGTGAAGTAA
- a CDS encoding HAD hydrolase family protein: protein MSIDLRLQEKAKAIRLLIMDVDGVLTDGRIFYNAEGIEAEAFFVRDGFGLRMAKQAELLTAILTGRTSGAVTHRAKELGISEVHQGALNKLEVYEMLLHRHGLTDEAAAYIGDDLNDLPVLNRVGLSAAPADAAAEVRAQVVYVTTQAGGRGAVREVIDLILKAQGRWEQFVET from the coding sequence ATGTCCATCGATCTGAGGCTCCAGGAAAAGGCGAAGGCGATCCGTCTGCTTATCATGGACGTCGATGGCGTGCTCACCGACGGACGGATCTTCTATAATGCTGAAGGGATTGAGGCCGAGGCCTTCTTCGTGAGAGATGGTTTCGGTCTTCGCATGGCCAAGCAAGCGGAATTGCTGACAGCGATCCTGACGGGGCGTACGTCTGGAGCGGTGACCCACCGCGCGAAAGAGTTGGGCATCTCTGAGGTCCACCAGGGGGCGCTGAACAAGCTCGAGGTGTACGAGATGCTCCTGCATCGGCACGGCCTGACCGATGAGGCGGCGGCGTACATCGGTGATGATCTGAACGACCTCCCCGTGCTCAATCGGGTCGGCCTTTCTGCGGCGCCGGCTGATGCCGCTGCAGAGGTGAGGGCACAGGTCGTCTATGTGACCACGCAGGCAGGCGGCCGTGGCGCGGTCCGGGAGGTGATCGATCTGATCTTGAAGGCCCAGGGCCGATGGGAGCAATTCGTTGAAACGTGA
- a CDS encoding glycosyltransferase family 39 protein, which translates to MLEKEWLVLTLLALWGLFVYYSHLGTPLRGDEGMYAAIARRMVRTGDWLQLVYEGRPYLNKPPLHFWLMALSLVLWGPSEFAVRFPSATFGIGMVFLAYFSGKLLFDRRLGIIAAIITTTTLSAVWHAHQARFDVELAFWMNLAFFAFYLAYRGSRRRFGYLCVAFLSMAVATMLKGPVGFLLPAGAGFVFLVLTRRLKILAEVPLLLAGMAVFLLVTVPYYLELGDEFNRNFFVGQNLARIVYAPNSPFFYFVMIFAVFFPWSLFLPCAGLMLFRSRSRHCDEADLLLRVWSIGFFVLLSLPAGKAERFLVYLIPPFALLIARYWDYLLRSVDPVPSAEARLLRVVTFLLGLIGVAGLIAGPRLIQLRFLIPPDFWSIPLALFLGIVCIGVLYAACRCRPQAMFSSVVAIAVVMTIGLVQYFYPTLARYESAKAIARQVRAAVGDSPLVIFHPGRSLGEDILYYLDRPSPVPELQTPDEVHAAFAVDRQVFGLFATHQYEELERQANPPLMRLAVHSYRQRDFVLVTNRARL; encoded by the coding sequence TTGCTGGAAAAGGAGTGGCTGGTCCTGACCCTCCTGGCTCTCTGGGGACTTTTCGTCTATTACTCGCATCTGGGTACACCGCTGAGAGGTGATGAGGGGATGTATGCGGCCATTGCGCGAAGAATGGTCAGGACCGGGGACTGGTTGCAGCTTGTCTACGAGGGGCGTCCCTACCTCAATAAACCCCCACTGCATTTCTGGCTCATGGCGCTTTCTCTTGTGCTGTGGGGGCCGAGTGAGTTTGCTGTTCGATTTCCATCAGCGACCTTTGGGATCGGGATGGTGTTCCTGGCGTACTTCAGCGGGAAGCTGCTGTTCGATCGGCGCCTTGGCATTATCGCGGCGATCATCACGACCACCACACTGTCCGCTGTCTGGCACGCCCATCAGGCAAGATTCGATGTCGAGCTCGCGTTCTGGATGAATCTTGCATTCTTCGCCTTCTATCTGGCGTATCGGGGGAGCAGGCGTCGGTTTGGCTATCTCTGTGTCGCCTTCCTGTCGATGGCCGTGGCAACCATGCTGAAAGGCCCCGTAGGTTTCCTGCTGCCGGCGGGTGCGGGATTCGTCTTTTTAGTGCTCACGCGGCGATTGAAGATTCTTGCGGAGGTTCCACTCCTTCTGGCCGGAATGGCCGTCTTTCTACTCGTCACCGTACCCTACTATCTGGAGTTAGGCGATGAGTTTAACCGGAACTTTTTTGTCGGCCAGAATCTGGCCCGCATCGTCTACGCGCCCAACTCACCGTTTTTCTATTTCGTGATGATCTTTGCGGTGTTCTTTCCCTGGAGCCTCTTTCTGCCTTGTGCGGGTCTGATGCTCTTCAGGTCTCGTTCCCGCCATTGCGACGAAGCCGACCTGCTGCTCCGCGTCTGGTCGATCGGCTTTTTCGTCCTGTTGAGCCTGCCGGCAGGAAAGGCCGAGCGGTTTCTTGTCTATCTCATCCCGCCTTTTGCTCTGCTGATAGCCCGATACTGGGACTATCTCCTTCGGTCCGTAGACCCGGTACCGTCAGCGGAAGCTCGCCTGCTCAGGGTCGTGACCTTCCTTCTGGGCCTGATCGGCGTGGCAGGTCTCATTGCCGGGCCGCGACTTATTCAACTGCGATTCCTCATCCCCCCTGATTTCTGGTCCATCCCCCTTGCGCTGTTTCTCGGCATCGTGTGCATAGGTGTTCTCTATGCCGCCTGCAGGTGCCGACCGCAAGCCATGTTTTCAAGCGTTGTGGCGATCGCTGTCGTGATGACCATCGGTCTTGTTCAGTACTTTTATCCCACGCTTGCCCGATATGAATCCGCAAAGGCCATTGCCCGGCAGGTTCGTGCGGCTGTGGGCGATTCCCCCTTGGTGATTTTTCACCCTGGCCGGTCGTTAGGTGAGGATATCCTCTATTATCTGGATCGACCGTCTCCGGTGCCGGAACTCCAGACACCCGATGAGGTTCACGCAGCTTTTGCCGTCGATAGACAGGTCTTCGGGCTGTTCGCAACACATCAATATGAAGAGTTAGAACGACAAGCCAACCCCCCGCTCATGCGACTCGCGGTCCATTCATACCGCCAGCGGGACTTTGTTTTGGTCACGAATCGGGCGCGATTGTAA
- the metK gene encoding methionine adenosyltransferase, translated as MPFKHYLFTSESVTEGHPDKIADQISDAVLDAIFAQDPYGRVACETLVTTGLAFVAGEISTKCYVDIPRVVRETIRDIGYTRAKYGFDYETCGVISAIQEQSPDIALGVDVQGAGDQGLMFGYASDETPELMPMPIMLAHKLCRRLAEVRRTGILDYLRPDGKSQVTVEYVDGKPNRIDTVVISTQHSAEVQLKQIREDIIEQVILPVLPKELVDLDQITYHINPTGRFVIGGPHGDTGLTGRKLIADTYGGVGSHGGGAFSGKDPTKVDRSASYNARYIAKNFIAAGLAQKCEVQLAYAIGIADPVSVFVDTKGTGVIPNEELMKMVRTHFELTPAGMIKALDLRRPIYKQTAAYGHFGRTEPDFTWERTDKADGLRKDAGRLGA; from the coding sequence ATGCCTTTCAAGCATTATCTGTTCACGTCGGAATCGGTGACGGAGGGTCACCCCGATAAGATCGCGGACCAGATCTCTGATGCCGTGCTTGACGCCATCTTCGCGCAGGACCCCTACGGTCGCGTGGCCTGTGAAACGCTGGTTACGACCGGCTTGGCTTTTGTGGCCGGGGAGATTTCCACCAAGTGTTATGTGGACATCCCAAGGGTGGTCCGCGAGACGATCAGGGACATTGGCTATACGAGGGCGAAATACGGCTTTGATTACGAGACCTGCGGCGTAATCAGCGCAATTCAGGAGCAGTCTCCTGATATCGCGTTGGGAGTTGATGTCCAGGGGGCCGGTGATCAGGGATTGATGTTCGGGTATGCCAGCGATGAGACGCCTGAGTTGATGCCGATGCCGATTATGCTGGCCCATAAGCTGTGCAGACGCCTGGCAGAGGTCCGTCGCACGGGAATCCTGGATTACCTCCGGCCGGATGGCAAATCGCAGGTGACGGTCGAATACGTCGATGGGAAGCCGAATCGCATCGATACGGTGGTGATCTCCACTCAGCACAGCGCGGAGGTCCAGTTAAAGCAGATCCGCGAAGACATCATTGAGCAGGTGATCCTCCCGGTCCTCCCCAAGGAGTTGGTGGACTTGGACCAGATTACCTACCACATCAACCCTACCGGTCGCTTTGTGATCGGTGGCCCTCACGGCGATACGGGACTGACCGGTCGGAAGCTGATTGCGGATACCTATGGCGGGGTCGGGAGCCACGGCGGCGGCGCCTTCTCCGGGAAGGACCCGACGAAGGTGGATCGATCTGCGTCGTATAATGCCAGATATATTGCAAAGAATTTCATAGCGGCTGGTCTGGCCCAAAAATGCGAGGTTCAACTGGCCTACGCGATCGGCATCGCCGACCCGGTATCGGTATTTGTGGACACCAAGGGGACAGGGGTGATCCCGAATGAGGAGTTGATGAAAATGGTCCGTACTCACTTCGAGTTGACTCCGGCCGGGATGATCAAGGCCCTCGATCTTCGACGTCCGATCTATAAGCAGACCGCGGCCTATGGCCATTTCGGTCGCACAGAACCTGATTTTACGTGGGAGAGGACCGATAAGGCCGATGGGCTGAGAAAAGACGCCGGCCGGTTGGGAGCGTAA